Proteins encoded within one genomic window of Hermetia illucens chromosome 2, iHerIll2.2.curated.20191125, whole genome shotgun sequence:
- the LOC119647840 gene encoding uncharacterized protein LOC119647840 yields MNPGEGTTQKTLSDLNDDCLHRILSFLPGLDKLILGNCLGEGRVLHVVSGNDVFEMKECSRRLTVDETKQILERFGCQIKNISLALPTSFRPSERRRHYELIAAHCRSLEAIRLFDPACESELEIFQKILFTNKSLESISVTAEDETFQNRLLSTVGHVQSIKYLELSSCYVSGAEISQMTNLVALKIHDCCFFREEDFIKLMNGNNLKFLEMSYCPLQTAALQAVFDTQHELEYLNISGIRYSNYASIGQLKKLKELILLFFLEHELISASEGIANLPNLELLEISNIFKSPKVAKMFLSRIVSLKDLKFLYLPQCQLLNDNDLRAIALKTPNLEELRINIDAEASVSADGLVELIRDLKNLQKCDVTPDATRLDLDLLRRFIEAKKQGNPQPLKIYWGGDIDEDLLKSPLYLDNLDIVEFRRGEFPYRHRWRKNKLFLFK; encoded by the exons ATGAATCCAGGAGAGGGAACAACTCAAAAAACACTCTCCGATCTCAATGACGATTGTCTTCATCGTATACTGTCATTTCTACCTGGTCTTGATAAGCTCATCCTCGGCAACTGTTTGGGCGAAGGTAGGGTTCTCCACGTAGTATCAGGAAATGATGTGTTTGAAATGAAGGAGTGTAGCAGACGTTTAACAGTGGATGAGACCAAGCAGATATTAGAACGTTTTGGATGCCAAATCAAGAATATTTCCTTAGCTCTTCCTACTTCTTTTAGACCTTCCGAAAGAAGACGCCACTACGAATTAATAGCAGCACATTGTCGTAGCCTGGAAGCTATTCGCTTGTTTGATCCAGCCTGTGAATCTGAACTGGaaatatttcagaaaatattATTCACCAACAAATCTCTGGAATCGATTTCTGTAACGGCAGAGGATGAAACATTTCAAAACCGACTTTTGTCAACAGTTGGACATGTGCAGAGCATAAAGTATTTAGAATTATCTTCATGCTATGTGAGTGGAGCAGAGATAAGTCAAATGACTAACTTAGTCGCCTTAAAAATCCATGACTGCTGTTTTTTTAGAGAGGAAGATTTCATCAAACTCATGAATGGAAATAATCTGAAATTCCTTGAAATGTCGTATTGCCCTCTGCAGACCGCTGCGCTTCAAGCTGTATTTGATACACAGCATGAATTAGAGTATCTGAACATCAGCGGAATAAGATACTCCAACTATGCATCAATTGGACAATTAAAAAAGCTCAAAGAACTcatcttattattttttctcgaACATGAACTTATATCAGCTTCAGAAGGGATTGCAAATCTTCCTAATCTTGAATTGTTGGAAATATCGAATATTTTTAAGTCTCCCAAAGTAGCTAAAATGTTCCTGAGTCGTATTGTATCCTTGAAGGACCTGAAATTTCTCTATCTGCCCCAATGTCAGCTTCTTAACGATAACGATCTTCGAGCAATTGCTTTGAAAACACCCAACTTGGAAGAGTTGCGGATCAATATCGATGCTGAAGCCAGTGTTAGCGCTGACGGACTTGTTGAATTAATTCGGGACTTAAAGAATCTACAGAAATGTGATGTGACACCTGACGCAACAAGACTCGATTTGGATCTACTGCGCAGATTTATAGAAGCTAAAAAACAGGGAAATCCCCAACCACTTAAGATATACTGGGGAGGCGACATCGACGAGGATCTCCTTAAG TCCCCACTATATCTTGATAACTTGGATATAGTGGAGTTCAGACGAGGGGAATTCCCTTACCGACACCGTTGGAGAAAGAATAAACTATTTTTGTTCAAATGA
- the LOC119647841 gene encoding uncharacterized protein LOC119647841, with protein MNPGEGTTQKTLSDLNDDCLHHILSFLPLLDKLILGNYLGEDRVLQIVSGNDVFEMKECSRRLTVDETKQILERFGYQIKNISLDRFPKTNERAERPYYELIAAHCRNLQAIPWFDPTYESELKIFQKILFTNKSLESISVTATDERFQHRLLSTIGKKQSIKYLDLPFFYKGSGAEIRQMTNLVGLDIRHCSVFREENFIKLMNGNNLKFLDISYCPLLENGALQALFDTQHELEYLIISGIRYSNYESIGQLKKLKQLILRVFDEHEIISVAKGIANLPNLELLEISTLCAEVVKIFPSCIVSLKNLKFLYLPRYQRFNDNDLGAIASKIPNLEELWIDIDDKGSVSADGLVELIRDLKNLQKCDVNHVATGLDWDLLHRFIEAKKQGNPQPLKIYWGGDMEEDLLKSPLYLDNLDILEFRQGQIPYRHRWRKNKLFLFK; from the exons ATGAATCCAGGAGAGGGAACAACTCAAAAAACACTCTCCGATCTCAATGACGATTGTCTTCATCATATACTGTCATTTCTACCTCTACTTGATAAGCTCATCCTCGGCAACTATTTGGGCGAAGATAGGGTTCTCCAGATAGTATCAGGAAATGACGTGTTTGAAATGAAGGAGTGTAGCAGACGTTTAACAGTGGATGAGACCAAGCAGATATTAGAACGTTTTGGATACCAAATCAAGAATATTTCCTTAGATCGTTTTCCCAAAACTAACGAAAGAGCAGAGAGACCCTACTACGAATTAATAGCAGCACATTGCCGCAACCTGCAAGCGATTCCCTGGTTTGATCCAACCTATGAATCTGAACtgaaaatatttcagaaaatattATTCACCAACAAATCTCTGGAATCGATTTCTGTAACGGCAACAGATGAAAGATTTCAACACCGACTTTTGTCAACAATTGGAAAAAAGCAGAGCATAAAGTATCTAGATTTACCATTTTTTTACAAAGGGAGTGGAGCAGAGATACGTCAAATGACCAACTTAGTCGGGTTAGATATCCGTCACTGTAGCGTTTTTAGAGAGGAAAATTTCATCAAACTCATGAATGGGAATAATCTgaaattccttgatatatcGTATTGCCCTCTTCTTGAGAACGGTGCGCTTCAAGCTTTATTTGATACACAACATGAATTAGAGTATCTGATCATCAGCGGAATAAGATACTCCAACTATGAATCAATTGGACAATTAAAAAAGCTCAAACAACTTATTTTAAGAGTATTTGATGAACATGAAATTATATCAGTTGCCAAAGGGATTGCAAATCTTCCTAATCTTGAATTGTTGGAAATATCGACTTTGTGTGCTGAAGTAGTTAAAATATTCCCGAGTTGTATTGTATCCTTGAAGAACCTGAAATTTCTCTATCTGCCCAGATATCAGCGTTTTAACGATAACGATCTTGGAGCAATTGCTTCGAAAATACCCAACTTGGAAGAGTTGTGGATCGATATCGATGATAAAGGCAGTGTTAGCGCTGACGGGCTTGTTGAATTAATTCGGGACTTAAAGAATCTACAGAAATGTGATGTGAACCATGTTGCAACAGGACTCGATTGGGATCTACTGCACAGATTTATAGAAGCTAAAAAACAGGGAAATCCACAACCACTTAAGATATACTGGGGAGGAGACATGGAAGAGGATCTCCTTAAG TCCCCACTATATCTTGATAACTTGGATATATTGGAGTTCAGACAAGGGCAAATCCCTTACCGACACCGTTGGAGAAAGAATAAACTATTTTTGTTCAAATAA
- the LOC119647837 gene encoding uncharacterized protein LOC119647837 isoform X3, with protein sequence MNKKVGTTQKTLSELNDDCLQHILSFLPLTDKLILANYFGEDRVLQLVSEKDVFYIEESLPISFRPSERRRRYKLIAAHCRSLEAIRLFNPACESELKIFQKILFANKSLESISVTGEDERFQHRLLSTVGNMQSIKYLDLPVFNKVSGAEISQMTNLVGLDIRHCSIFREENFIKLMNGNNLKYLDISYCPLLADGALQALFDTQHELEYLIISPIEYCNYESIGQLKKLKQLILCDIYEPAVTSVFEEIANLPNLELLEISGYRNCFKIFLSRIVSLKNLKFLYLPEFQHVDDNVLRAIALKIPNLEELRIDISDYDSASDVSADGLVELIRDLKNLQKCDVEHVTIKLDLDLLHKFIEARKQANPQPLKIYWGRYIHEDLLKSRLYLDNLDIVEFRREEIPYRHSWRKNKLFLFK encoded by the exons ATGaataaaaaagttggaacaaCTCAGAAAACACTCTCCGAGCTCAACGACGATTGCCTTCAACATATACTGTCATTTCTACCTCTAACTGATAAGCTCATCCTCGCCAACTATTTCGGCGAAGATAGGGTTCTCCAGCTAGTGTCAGAAAAGGATGTGTTTTATATAGAAGAAT CTCTTCCTATTTCTTTTAGACCTTCCGAAAGAAGACGCCGCTACAAATTAATAGCAGCACATTGTCGTAGCCTGGAAGCTATTCGCTTGTTTAATCCAGCCTGTGAATCTGAACtgaaaatatttcagaaaatattATTCGCCAACAAATCTCTGGAATCAATTTCTGTAACGGGAGAAGATGAAAGATTTCAACACCGACTTTTGTCAACAgttggaaatatgcagagcataaAGTATCTAGATTTACCAGTTTTCAACAAAGTGAGTGGAGCAGAGATAAGTCAAATGACTAACTTAGTCGGGTTAGATATCCGTCACTGTAGCATTTTTAGAGAGGAAAATTTCATCAAACTCATGAATGGGAATAATCTGAAATACCTTGATATATCGTATTGCCCTCTTCTTGCGGACGGTGCGCTTCAAGCTTTATTTGATACACAACATGAATTAGAGTATCTGATCATCAGCCCAATAGAATACTGCAACTATGAATCAATTGGACAATTAAAAAAGCTCAAACAACTCATCTTATGCGATATTTACGAACCTGCAGTTACATCAGTTTTCGAAGAGATTGCAAATCTTCCTAATCTTGAATTGTTGGAAATATCGGGTTATCGTAActgtttcaaaatattcctgaGTCGTATTGTATCCTTGAAGAACCTGAAATTTCTCTATCTGCCCGAGTTTCAGCATGTTGACGATAACGTTCTTCGAGCAATTGCTTTGAAAATACCCAACTTGGAAGAGTTGCGGATCGACATCAGTGATTACGACAGCGCTAGCGATGTTAGCGCTGACGGACTTGTTGAATTAATTCGGGACTTAAAGAATCTACAGAAATGTGATGTGGAACATGTTACAATAAAACTCGATTTGGATCTACTGCACAAATTTATAGAAGCTAGAAAACAGGCAAATCCACAACCACTTAAGATATACTGGGGAAGATACATCCACGAGGACCTCCTTAAG TCCCGACTATATCTGGATAACTTGGATATCGTGGAGTTCAGACGAGAGGAAATCCCTTACCGACACAGTTGGAGAAAGAATAAACTGTTTTTGTTCAAATGA
- the LOC119647837 gene encoding uncharacterized protein LOC119647837 isoform X1, which translates to MNKKVGTTQKTLSELNDDCLQHILSFLPLTDKLILANYFGEDRVLQLVSEKDVFYIEECRRRLTVDETTQILERFGYQIKIISLALPISFRPSERRRRYKLIAAHCRSLEAIRLFNPACESELKIFQKILFANKSLESISVTGEDERFQHRLLSTVGNMQSIKYLDLPVFNKVSGAEISQMTNLVGLDIRHCSIFREENFIKLMNGNNLKYLDISYCPLLADGALQALFDTQHELEYLIISPIEYCNYESIGQLKKLKQLILCDIYEPAVTSVFEEIANLPNLELLEISGYRNCFKIFLSRIVSLKNLKFLYLPEFQHVDDNVLRAIALKIPNLEELRIDISDYDSASDVSADGLVELIRDLKNLQKCDVEHVTIKLDLDLLHKFIEARKQANPQPLKIYWGRYIHEDLLKSRLYLDNLDIVEFRREEIPYRHSWRKNKLFLFK; encoded by the exons ATGaataaaaaagttggaacaaCTCAGAAAACACTCTCCGAGCTCAACGACGATTGCCTTCAACATATACTGTCATTTCTACCTCTAACTGATAAGCTCATCCTCGCCAACTATTTCGGCGAAGATAGGGTTCTCCAGCTAGTGTCAGAAAAGGATGTGTTTTATATAGAAGAATGTAGGAGACGTTTAACAGTGGATGAGACCACGCAGATATTAGAACGTTTTGGATACCAAATCAAGATTATTTCCTTAGCTCTTCCTATTTCTTTTAGACCTTCCGAAAGAAGACGCCGCTACAAATTAATAGCAGCACATTGTCGTAGCCTGGAAGCTATTCGCTTGTTTAATCCAGCCTGTGAATCTGAACtgaaaatatttcagaaaatattATTCGCCAACAAATCTCTGGAATCAATTTCTGTAACGGGAGAAGATGAAAGATTTCAACACCGACTTTTGTCAACAgttggaaatatgcagagcataaAGTATCTAGATTTACCAGTTTTCAACAAAGTGAGTGGAGCAGAGATAAGTCAAATGACTAACTTAGTCGGGTTAGATATCCGTCACTGTAGCATTTTTAGAGAGGAAAATTTCATCAAACTCATGAATGGGAATAATCTGAAATACCTTGATATATCGTATTGCCCTCTTCTTGCGGACGGTGCGCTTCAAGCTTTATTTGATACACAACATGAATTAGAGTATCTGATCATCAGCCCAATAGAATACTGCAACTATGAATCAATTGGACAATTAAAAAAGCTCAAACAACTCATCTTATGCGATATTTACGAACCTGCAGTTACATCAGTTTTCGAAGAGATTGCAAATCTTCCTAATCTTGAATTGTTGGAAATATCGGGTTATCGTAActgtttcaaaatattcctgaGTCGTATTGTATCCTTGAAGAACCTGAAATTTCTCTATCTGCCCGAGTTTCAGCATGTTGACGATAACGTTCTTCGAGCAATTGCTTTGAAAATACCCAACTTGGAAGAGTTGCGGATCGACATCAGTGATTACGACAGCGCTAGCGATGTTAGCGCTGACGGACTTGTTGAATTAATTCGGGACTTAAAGAATCTACAGAAATGTGATGTGGAACATGTTACAATAAAACTCGATTTGGATCTACTGCACAAATTTATAGAAGCTAGAAAACAGGCAAATCCACAACCACTTAAGATATACTGGGGAAGATACATCCACGAGGACCTCCTTAAG TCCCGACTATATCTGGATAACTTGGATATCGTGGAGTTCAGACGAGAGGAAATCCCTTACCGACACAGTTGGAGAAAGAATAAACTGTTTTTGTTCAAATGA